The following proteins come from a genomic window of Gossypium raimondii isolate GPD5lz chromosome 5, ASM2569854v1, whole genome shotgun sequence:
- the LOC105771125 gene encoding uncharacterized protein LOC105771125 isoform X1, with translation MGQEKSYFYSWSPVGAPLNVRREEDHWRHADNSVNAVSFGFVATAILIFMFLVMAIIERFLKPNTSPGPGGGRNHADLQPQLSFNGKPSHPSPKMAIYTSGVSVLMPGDVIPTFIAICTPCPHQHHSSVNPNSDSSVNINAS, from the exons ATGGGACAAGAAAAAAGCTACTTTTATAGTTGGTCACCGGTTGGAGCTCCATTGAATGTACGAAGGGAGGAGGACCACTGGAGACACGCTGACAACTCTGTCAATGCGGTGTCTTTTGGCTTTGTTGCAACTGCCATTCTCATCTTCATGTTCTTAGTCATGGCCATCATTGAACGCTTTCTTAAACCCAACACTTCCCCTGGCCCTGGAGGTGGCCGTAACCATGCTGACCTTCAACCTCAGCTTAGTTTCAATGGCAAGCCCAGCCATCCATCACCAAAA ATGGCGATATACACCAGTGGAGTTTCAGTGTTAATGCCTGGGGATGTTATTCCTACTTTCATTGCAATTTGCACACCCTGCCCGCATCAACACCACTCATCAGTCAATCCCAACTCAGACTCCTCTGTAAACATTAATGCAAGTTAG
- the LOC105771125 gene encoding uncharacterized protein LOC105771125 isoform X2 produces the protein MGQEKSYFYSWSPVGAPLNVRREEDHWRHADNSVNAVSFGFVATAILIFMFLVMAIIERFLKPNTSPGPGGGRNHADLQPQLSFNGKPSHPSPKAMVHLRREGSAEVE, from the exons ATGGGACAAGAAAAAAGCTACTTTTATAGTTGGTCACCGGTTGGAGCTCCATTGAATGTACGAAGGGAGGAGGACCACTGGAGACACGCTGACAACTCTGTCAATGCGGTGTCTTTTGGCTTTGTTGCAACTGCCATTCTCATCTTCATGTTCTTAGTCATGGCCATCATTGAACGCTTTCTTAAACCCAACACTTCCCCTGGCCCTGGAGGTGGCCGTAACCATGCTGACCTTCAACCTCAGCTTAGTTTCAATGGCAAGCCCAGCCATCCATCACCAAAA GCTATGGTTCATCTAAGACGTGAAGGGTCTGCTGAAGTTGAATAG
- the LOC105767633 gene encoding uncharacterized protein LOC105767633 — MGSFPSPSRPTTPPPSPESNASSYRVLVAFCPKEGGSNTNYFNCIQCYNPSNNTWSHVSLIPDLLENHVLKGFAMVSLGESIYIIGGRLWNKRKPQTSSDSAESVNVCVQVSPLVLRYNVRLDQWSKCATLGVPRYDFACCVCDNKIYVAGGKSNLDSARGISSAEVYDPALDEWTPLPSMSSLRYKCVGVTWQGKFYVMGGFAERENSDINLLTFSPQRSSAEVFDTRTGGWDLAVGMWQLDVPPNQIVAVDGKLFSSGDCLKPWKGHIDVYDGKQNMWDEADGSRFQTLNLPFSTISGSSNGNWAPIERLYLTMAPIGTQLYFLAGYRVPGESPRTVSMVYAFDTSATIGAWKSLEPTEEEGEKELCSHCCVVQLS; from the coding sequence ATGGGATCATTTCCTTCCCCTTCACGACCTACCACACCACCGCCATCACCCGAATCCAATGCTTCTAGTTATCGAGTTCTCGTGGCTTTTTGTCCTAAAGAGGGAGGGTCTAATACCAACTATTTTAACTGCATACAGTGTTACAATCCGTCTAACAACACATGGAGCCATGTCAGCTTAATTCCTGATCTGCTAGAAAACCATGTCTTGAAGGGTTTCGCCATGGTTTCTCTTGGAGAGTCGATTTACATTATTGGTGGGAGGTTATGGAACAAACGGAAGCCTCAAACTTCAAGTGATTCCGCCGAGTCTGTCAATGTTTGTGTCCAAGTGTCGCCTTTAGTACTTCGATACAATGTCCGGTTGGACCAATGGTCCAAATGTGCAACATTAGGTGTACCACGTTACGATTTTGCGTGTTGTGTTTGTGACAATAAAATTTATGTGGCGGGAGGGAAATCGAACTTGGACAGTGCTAGAGGAATTTCGTCGGCTGAGGTCTATGATCCTGCCCTTGATGAATGGACTCCATTGCCTAGCATGAGCAGCTTGAGATACAAATGTGTTGGGGTAACATGGCAAGGGAAATTTTATGTGATGGGCGGTTTCGCCGAAAGGGAAAATTCGGATATAAACTTGCTGACATTTTCTCCACAGCGTAGCTCTGCGGAGGTGTTCGACACACGAACAGGGGGATGGGACCTCGCAGTGGGGATGTGGCAGCTGGATGTTCCACCTAATCAAATCGTTGCAGTGGATGGCAAGTTGTTCAGCTCTGGGGATTGTCTGAAGCCATGGAAAGGTCACATTGATGTGTATGACGGGAAGCAGAACATGTGGGATGAAGCGGATGGATCTCGTTTCCAAACTCTTAACTTACCATTCTCCACAATAAGTGGGAGTAGCAATGGAAATTGGGCACCAATAGAACGGCTTTACTTAACAATGGCACCAATCGGAACCCAATTATATTTCCTGGCAGGGTATCGGGTGCCTGGAGAATCACCACGAACAGTTTCAATGGTCTACGCCTTTGATACATCGGCAACTATTGGTGCATGGAAGAGCTTGGAACCAACGGAGGAAGAAGGCGAAAAAGAGCTCTGCAGTCATTGTTGTGTCGTTCAACTCTCGTAA
- the LOC105766811 gene encoding uncharacterized protein LOC105766811 codes for MGCCLSSKKGSSRGKEAHLHAGLESFNQKPSLESRAPPPSAEEETVKEVLSETPKPKARIFIPQEEEKKKPQIEKPAFVKIQGEESLNFNIKPEPKLPVNVIEESASEDVSEICSVSVSESVSTITDRRDEEEVRQQKVFRSPARSGSRNQVVGRSPTRKIDQSPGRRNGVVNGGSASVRLVHSREPTVRRGSRPDPPRKDPGESSGRRSRSPAVNRSVMGRSPSGRRTNQSPGRARLDPGETGNSKKVEQQHGATTTTTMEGKWPSSNNNAATSSAPNESLENPLVSLECFIFL; via the coding sequence ATGGGTTGTTGTCTAAGCTCTAAAAAAGGTTCTTCTCGTGGAAAGGAAGCACATTTACATGCGGGTCTTGAATCTTTTAACCAAAAGCCAAGCCTTGAAAGCAGAGCTCCGCCGCCTTCAGCGGAAGAAGAAACGGTGAAAGAAGTTCTGTCTGAAACTCCAAAGCCCAAAGCTCGCATCTTTATCCcacaagaagaagagaagaagaaaccCCAGATAGAAAAACCGGCGTTTGTCAAGATCCAAGGGGAGGAAAGCCTGAATTTTAACATCAAGCCTGAGCCGAAATTGCCTGTCAATGTTATTGAAGAGTCAGCGTCGGAGGATGTTTCTGAGATTTGTAGTGTTAGTGTAAGTGAAAGCGTTTCAACTATAACCGACAGAAGAGACGAAGAAGAAGTGAGGCAGCAGAAAGTGTTCAGATCTCCGGCGAGATCCGGGTCAAGGAACCAGGTTGTGGGTAGGTCCCCGACCCGAAAAATTGACCAATCGCCTGGCAGAAGAAATGGGGTTGTGAATGGGGGGTCAGCATCAGTGAGGTTGGTTCATAGCAGGGAACCCACAGTGAGACGTGGGTCAAGACCCGACCCGCCAAGGAAGGACCCGGGTGAGAGTTCAGGAAGGAGGTCAAGGTCACCTGCTGTGAATAGATCTGTAATGGGTCGGAGCCCGTCTGGAAGAAGGACCAATCAATCCCCTGGTAGGGCCAGACTTGATCCGGGAGAGACGGGTAATAGCAAAAAAGTGGAGCAGCAGCATGGTGCAACTACTACAACCACCATGGAAGGAAAATGGCCAAGTAGCAATAACAATGCAGCTACATCTAGTGCTCCAAATGAATCACTTGAAAATCCTCTTGTTTCCCTTGAATGTTTCATCTTTCTCTAG